A stretch of Paenibacillus mucilaginosus 3016 DNA encodes these proteins:
- a CDS encoding ABC transporter permease: MRSYLIRLQKDLLKNKAIYFMLLPVLAYYLIFQYGPMYGLQIAFKDFIPAKGFLGSPWVGFKHFEDFFGSVYFGRILKNTLLLSLYSLVFFFPTGIIFALLLNEIKGRIFRKAVQTISYMPHFISMVVIVGMMFDFLARDGLVNNIIAMFGLEPVSFMRSPGWFRTTYISSEIWQNIGWSSIVYLAAISSINPSLYEAARMDGASRWKQMWHVTLPGIMPTVTIMFILFIGKFMTVGFEKIILMYNPVIYETADVIQTFVYRKGILEANYSYSAAVGLFNAAISFTLLIGANMTAKRLGETKLW; encoded by the coding sequence ATGAGATCATATTTGATCAGACTGCAAAAGGATCTTCTAAAAAATAAAGCCATCTACTTCATGTTACTGCCTGTGCTGGCATATTATCTGATTTTCCAATATGGTCCAATGTACGGCCTGCAAATTGCATTCAAAGATTTCATACCCGCCAAGGGGTTCCTTGGAAGCCCCTGGGTGGGCTTCAAGCATTTCGAGGATTTTTTCGGAAGCGTGTATTTCGGACGAATTTTGAAGAATACGCTGCTGCTCAGCCTGTACAGCCTGGTCTTCTTTTTCCCAACGGGAATTATCTTCGCCTTGCTGCTCAATGAAATCAAAGGTCGTATATTCCGCAAGGCTGTGCAGACCATTTCTTACATGCCGCATTTTATCTCGATGGTCGTCATTGTAGGCATGATGTTTGACTTTCTGGCCCGGGACGGATTGGTGAACAACATCATAGCGATGTTTGGTCTGGAGCCGGTCTCCTTCATGCGATCGCCCGGCTGGTTCAGAACAACCTACATTTCCTCGGAAATCTGGCAAAATATTGGTTGGAGCTCAATCGTATATCTTGCAGCGATCAGCAGCATTAATCCATCGCTCTATGAGGCGGCACGAATGGACGGCGCCAGCCGGTGGAAGCAGATGTGGCATGTCACCCTGCCGGGAATCATGCCAACAGTCACGATCATGTTCATTCTCTTTATTGGCAAGTTCATGACTGTCGGCTTTGAGAAGATCATTCTGATGTATAATCCGGTGATCTATGAAACGGCCGATGTCATCCAAACTTTCGTCTATCGGAAGGGGATTCTGGAGGCAAATTACAGCTACAGCGCCGCCGTCGGCCTGTTCAATGCAGCGATCAGCTTCACATTGCTCATAGGAGCCAACATGACAGCCAAGCGGCTGGGGGAAACCAAACTATGGTAA
- a CDS encoding extracellular solute-binding protein, with the protein MKKNQGKKAALIALSSVLTATVMAGCSSDSAKEGGTAPQSGTSSSTSEYPRAFSYWVELDGDSAISMKSFSENAAYKEMEKITGTKVDFKHPTGGGTQVLEQFNLMVASRNLTDVIQTNWFNVARGPQNAIDEGTIIRLNDLIDKHAPNFKKYLAEHPEVASMIKTDKGDIYAFPFIRGDNKIKVYYGPVIRKDWLDKLGLEAPTTINEWEKVLVAFRDKDPNGNGKNDEIPFLLEVSTVRNDLLNAMIGAWGILDKFYQKDGKIYYGEMQPEFKDFLTTMQRWYKDGLIDKDFAAVDGKLKDAKTSNNQLGVLYGFSSGTIGKFTDLMKDTVPGFKMAALPHPTLREGDTPAAGMISPTYPGEHSVAITTAAKEPEKIVKWLDYAYGPEGHMLFNFGIKGQSYDIVNGKPAYTDTIKSDPNKLTFKQAQAQYMRSHYGGPFVQDVESFLQQMKYQEQFDSLEIWSKAKNQLQLPLMTLTADESKKLASIMNDINTFSDEMIVKFIMGTEPIDNFPQYVDKLKKFGIEEAIKIQQTAFDRYSKR; encoded by the coding sequence GTGAAAAAAAATCAAGGCAAGAAAGCAGCACTCATTGCGCTGTCATCGGTCTTAACGGCAACGGTAATGGCCGGCTGTTCTTCAGATTCAGCTAAGGAAGGAGGTACCGCCCCGCAATCGGGTACTTCCTCTTCCACATCAGAGTATCCGAGGGCTTTCAGCTATTGGGTAGAGCTGGATGGCGACTCCGCCATTTCCATGAAGAGCTTCAGTGAGAACGCCGCTTATAAGGAAATGGAGAAAATTACGGGTACCAAGGTTGATTTCAAGCACCCAACCGGCGGCGGCACGCAGGTTCTGGAGCAGTTCAATCTTATGGTTGCATCCAGAAACTTGACGGATGTCATCCAAACCAACTGGTTCAACGTGGCTCGTGGTCCGCAAAATGCCATTGATGAGGGAACGATTATTCGTCTGAATGATCTCATCGATAAGCACGCGCCGAACTTCAAAAAGTATTTGGCCGAGCACCCAGAAGTCGCTAGCATGATCAAGACAGACAAAGGCGATATCTACGCCTTCCCATTCATTCGCGGCGACAATAAGATTAAGGTCTATTACGGACCTGTGATTCGTAAAGATTGGCTGGATAAATTAGGTTTAGAGGCGCCGACTACGATCAATGAGTGGGAAAAGGTGCTCGTTGCCTTCCGTGACAAGGATCCGAATGGGAACGGCAAGAATGACGAAATTCCGTTCCTGCTGGAGGTATCGACGGTTCGCAACGATCTGCTGAATGCCATGATCGGTGCATGGGGAATCCTGGATAAATTTTATCAGAAGGATGGGAAGATCTACTACGGCGAAATGCAGCCGGAGTTCAAGGATTTCCTCACAACGATGCAACGCTGGTATAAAGATGGGCTAATCGATAAGGATTTTGCAGCGGTCGATGGGAAGTTGAAGGACGCCAAAACCTCCAATAACCAGCTAGGCGTTCTCTACGGCTTTTCCAGCGGAACGATCGGTAAGTTCACAGACTTGATGAAGGATACCGTTCCTGGCTTCAAGATGGCTGCGCTGCCGCATCCGACATTGAGAGAGGGAGATACGCCGGCTGCAGGTATGATAAGCCCAACTTATCCTGGCGAGCATTCTGTTGCCATTACAACCGCCGCGAAGGAGCCGGAAAAAATCGTTAAATGGCTTGATTATGCCTACGGCCCCGAGGGTCACATGCTATTTAACTTCGGAATTAAAGGCCAAAGCTACGACATCGTAAACGGGAAGCCGGCGTACACGGACACCATTAAGTCGGATCCGAACAAGCTTACTTTTAAGCAAGCCCAGGCCCAATACATGCGTTCACATTATGGCGGACCGTTCGTACAAGATGTGGAGTCCTTCCTTCAGCAAATGAAGTACCAAGAGCAGTTCGATTCTCTTGAGATCTGGTCCAAGGCTAAGAATCAGTTGCAGCTGCCTCTCATGACGCTGACGGCGGATGAAAGCAAGAAGCTGGCATCGATCATGAATGACATTAATACCTTCTCTGACGAAATGATTGTGAAGTTTATTATGGGTACGGAGCCGATCGATAACTTCCCGCAATATGTGGATAAATTGAAGAAGTTCGGGATTGAAGAGGCCATTAAAATCCAGCAGACTGCCTTCGATCGCTACTCCAAACGATAA
- a CDS encoding helix-turn-helix domain-containing protein yields MNRESKIFGRWKKGKSVFVTLLLSFMIVFMVPVMIGSFVYIKIEDMMVRNAYGSNSVLLEQLKYVVNSRTQEVDFLMRQIAFHPKQQLLMQQGKSVTDEYAFIEFMKELTRYKAYNTFIEDMYVYFGNTDTILTPTMKTDAHMFFHHIYKYHDMSFEDYRTNMLLGNHNKMYMHTVVSTSNQKAENMIVFMQSLPFGELNRRAGSLVIHINEEEIRNLVKEVEGLHQGSIYVLNKDKELLIGPENSPIPYNQIKGMISSGQGELLTTVGQEELYISYTTSQENGWTYLSVFPKSIVLKQVHQVKAWSLVAITICMLFGIFLCVYLTRRHYSPIRELVAIIAQGRTKHTVKPDNELKLIQETMRSLFGKEHELENKLAHQLPMIRSHFFSRLIRGQVDTSTISEQDMEVMKLRFPHDWFTTMIIEIDESTRFMKADSEREWLLLRFIVMNLSNELLGSNGYVFEEEKNRIVVLFNLSRETAEGRQLIETFGASLLEIMKERFKTALSMGISSAYEGIGSVTKCYDEAMLALSYKIIRGSEEILYFEEVRTKEPVFYRFPKDLEIQLTNYTKHGDDQNAMRLLNSLYELNFSQNQLSPVMGKWFFLDLQSILLKLMEALRIDYSQISNWHMDPNQVWTESGTTEQAFERIKATYVEVCGLIKEDKTDHGELLYRKINELIEKDYGDNNLGLAMIAEQLDLNPIYISSFYKKHSGENITDTITRIRMTHAKRLLAEGLTVQEVALRVGYASNIVLTKVFKKCEGITPGKYRGNLGI; encoded by the coding sequence ATGAACAGGGAGTCAAAAATCTTCGGCAGGTGGAAAAAGGGGAAAAGCGTTTTTGTCACCCTCCTACTTTCCTTTATGATCGTATTCATGGTGCCGGTCATGATTGGCAGTTTTGTCTACATAAAAATAGAAGACATGATGGTACGCAATGCTTATGGGTCTAACTCGGTCTTGCTAGAGCAGCTTAAATATGTCGTGAATAGCCGTACACAGGAGGTGGATTTCCTTATGCGGCAGATCGCCTTTCATCCGAAGCAGCAATTGCTGATGCAGCAAGGGAAATCCGTTACTGACGAATATGCCTTCATTGAGTTTATGAAAGAGCTGACCCGTTACAAAGCCTACAATACGTTCATAGAGGATATGTACGTGTATTTCGGAAATACAGATACAATTCTTACTCCAACGATGAAGACGGATGCCCATATGTTCTTCCATCATATATACAAATATCATGACATGTCCTTCGAGGATTACCGCACAAACATGCTTTTAGGTAACCATAATAAAATGTACATGCATACCGTGGTTTCTACAAGCAATCAAAAGGCAGAAAATATGATTGTTTTTATGCAGTCGCTCCCATTCGGAGAGTTAAACCGTCGTGCTGGAAGCCTTGTGATCCACATTAACGAGGAAGAAATCCGCAATCTTGTTAAAGAGGTCGAGGGTCTGCATCAAGGATCGATCTATGTACTGAATAAGGACAAGGAACTTCTGATTGGACCTGAAAACAGTCCTATCCCCTACAATCAAATCAAGGGCATGATTAGTAGCGGCCAAGGGGAGTTGCTGACAACAGTGGGCCAGGAGGAGCTGTATATCTCATATACGACAAGCCAGGAAAATGGATGGACTTATCTGTCAGTCTTTCCTAAGAGCATCGTGCTTAAGCAAGTGCATCAAGTTAAAGCCTGGAGCCTTGTGGCCATAACGATTTGTATGCTGTTTGGCATCTTCCTTTGCGTGTATTTAACGAGAAGACATTACTCGCCAATTCGAGAGCTGGTTGCAATTATCGCCCAGGGCCGTACGAAGCATACGGTCAAGCCGGATAACGAGCTCAAGCTTATTCAAGAGACCATGCGATCCTTATTTGGAAAAGAGCATGAGCTGGAGAATAAGCTGGCGCACCAGCTGCCAATGATCCGTTCGCATTTCTTTTCGAGACTCATTCGGGGACAGGTCGATACCTCAACCATTTCAGAGCAGGATATGGAAGTCATGAAACTACGGTTTCCGCATGACTGGTTCACTACGATGATTATTGAAATTGATGAAAGTACCCGCTTTATGAAGGCGGATTCAGAGCGGGAGTGGCTTCTGCTTCGCTTCATTGTGATGAATCTGAGTAATGAGCTGCTTGGCTCTAATGGGTACGTATTCGAGGAGGAGAAGAATCGCATCGTCGTGCTGTTTAACCTAAGTAGAGAAACGGCGGAGGGGCGGCAGCTGATCGAAACGTTTGGCGCGAGTCTTCTTGAAATCATGAAAGAACGTTTTAAGACAGCTCTATCAATGGGCATCAGCAGTGCCTACGAGGGTATCGGCTCAGTAACGAAGTGCTATGACGAAGCTATGCTCGCCCTAAGCTATAAAATTATAAGAGGCTCGGAAGAGATTCTATACTTTGAAGAGGTCAGAACGAAGGAGCCCGTGTTTTATCGTTTTCCTAAGGACTTGGAGATACAGCTGACGAATTATACCAAGCATGGCGACGATCAGAATGCCATGCGGCTGCTGAATAGCCTGTATGAACTGAATTTCAGCCAGAATCAGCTATCGCCTGTAATGGGGAAATGGTTCTTTCTTGACTTACAAAGCATTCTGCTGAAGCTGATGGAGGCGCTGCGCATTGATTACAGTCAAATCTCCAATTGGCATATGGACCCAAATCAGGTGTGGACGGAGTCGGGAACCACGGAGCAAGCGTTCGAGAGAATCAAGGCAACCTACGTGGAGGTATGCGGTCTAATCAAGGAGGACAAAACCGATCATGGCGAACTGCTGTACCGCAAGATCAATGAGCTGATCGAAAAAGATTATGGCGATAACAACCTGGGCTTAGCCATGATCGCCGAACAGCTTGATCTTAATCCCATCTATATTTCTTCGTTCTATAAAAAACACAGCGGTGAGAACATCACCGATACAATTACGCGAATTCGCATGACGCATGCTAAACGTCTGCTGGCTGAGGGGCTAACAGTGCAGGAGGTGGCCTTGCGGGTCGGCTATGCCAGCAACATTGTACTGACGAAGGTATTTAAGAAATGCGAAGGCATTACACCGGGAAAATACAGGGGCAACTTGGGAATATGA